The following DNA comes from Methanothrix sp..
CCAATCCCTCCTATTTCCATGACTTTTGCCCCCCCTCCTAATTATTCATTGATATCTGTGTTAGCATAGCATCATCTCAACCAGCATCATCTCAACCAGCATCATCTTAACCGAAAGGCTTAAGTCGTCAAATGCCGACATTGTGCCCAGGCAAAAGTCGACGGCCATCAATCCCTCCCGTTTTGATGACTTTTGCCCCTCCCTCCTTTTCGTAACCTCTCGCCTAATTCATATATCGCAAACGCATAGCCCTCCTTTTATGCCCGATCCAAAGAAGAAGATCGAAGCCCTGATCAGAGCTCTGGAGGAGCTGAGGCTGCATGTGGCGAGAAAGGACCTTTTCATAGGCGACCGCAGGATCAACTCCCAGCTCTATTTCTCCATTGCCAATGCCTGCCTGAGAAATCGCGCCCTTCTCCTCTACGGCGGGATGGGGGCCAACAAGACCACCCTGATCAATCTGCTCGGATCCTCCTTCCTATCTCTCCCCTTCAGCGAGGTGGAGGATAGAATGGTTACCGGCCATCCAGAGCAGACGGAGGAGAAGATGGTGGGCTTTCTCGATCCCAGACAGTGGATGCGGGAGGAGGGCGGGGCCTGCACAGTGCTCTGGACCCCCTGGTCTAAGTCCCGCTGGAAGCTGATCAATGAGGTCAACCGCTTTCCTGGTGGCAAGCAGAACCTTTTCCTTGAGATACTGAAAAAGAGGAAGATCAGCTATTCCGGGCAGGTCAACGAGCCAGGGGATACCTGCTATTACCTGACCATGAACCCCGAGTTCTCTGCCACCTACCCCCTGGACGAGGCTCTGCTGGATCGCATCTCCGCCTGTGTGCCCGCTTTTCAGCCCGATTTCCTGGCGGGGCTGGCCCTCTCCGAGAGAGAGAGGGAGGTCTGGGAGCTGGCTGGAGAGCTGCCCGGGTTCACCCCCCAGGAGTTCGACTCCCTGCCCGGCCTGGTGGCCGGAAAGAGGCTCGACCCTCAGGTGGAGCTGGCAGTCCTCTGCCTGGTGAGAGACTTCACCCTCTGCGAGAGAGCGCCCTCATATGACAAGACCCAGCTATCCTCTGCCCGCCCATCCCGGGGCCTGTGTGCAGGCTGCCACTACAGCGGCAATCCTGAGGCCATCTGCTGGCAGGTGGATGAGGGGCTATCAGATCGGGCGCGCCAGGATCTGAGATCCTTCTGCCGGGCAATCGCCTATCTCCTGGACAGGGAGGCCGACCTGGAGGTCTTGAAGGCAGTGGCCCCTTATGTCATCTGGCACCGCATAAATCCCGTCCGTTCCATCATCGACCGCCCTCCTTATTATGGAGCAAGAAAGCTTGCTTTTGTGGCGGAGTTGGTGGAAAAGAGCATCAACCGCACAATGAACGAGCGGATGGACATGAACCTCATCTTCTCCCGTGCAGTGGATGGAAAAAGATCGATCTCCGGGGCGATAGAGGAGCTATCGATCTTTGACGATCCCATCGCCCGGCTGGACTTCATACCCTCATTGGAGGAGATGAGGTGAGGCTCACCAGGCTCGTAGATGATGCCTACCGCGGCCTGAACAGAGGGCGGAGGCTGAAGAGTCAGGAAGGCGATCCCATCTTCAGCCTCGATGACCTGGCAGAGAGGGTGGGATGCAGGCCCAGCCGGGTGGAGGTGGAGGAGCTTCTGCCCCCGGATCCAGGCACCCTGGAGAGGCTTCTCATGTCCGATCCGGGCAAGGGATATCAGATCATCTGGGGGCATCTCTCCAGCATTGCTGCTGAGAGGAGCCCTGAGCCTCTGCGCCTTCCGGCCAGGGACTATGCCGGTCTTGGGC
Coding sequences within:
- a CDS encoding ATPase, producing the protein MPDPKKKIEALIRALEELRLHVARKDLFIGDRRINSQLYFSIANACLRNRALLLYGGMGANKTTLINLLGSSFLSLPFSEVEDRMVTGHPEQTEEKMVGFLDPRQWMREEGGACTVLWTPWSKSRWKLINEVNRFPGGKQNLFLEILKKRKISYSGQVNEPGDTCYYLTMNPEFSATYPLDEALLDRISACVPAFQPDFLAGLALSEREREVWELAGELPGFTPQEFDSLPGLVAGKRLDPQVELAVLCLVRDFTLCERAPSYDKTQLSSARPSRGLCAGCHYSGNPEAICWQVDEGLSDRARQDLRSFCRAIAYLLDREADLEVLKAVAPYVIWHRINPVRSIIDRPPYYGARKLAFVAELVEKSINRTMNERMDMNLIFSRAVDGKRSISGAIEELSIFDDPIARLDFIPSLEEMR